The Haemorhous mexicanus isolate bHaeMex1 chromosome 6, bHaeMex1.pri, whole genome shotgun sequence genome includes the window TGGAAGACAAAGGCAAAATTCTCCCTGTATCACTCCTCCTAACTGGATTTTTCATCTACCTgttaagtttgttttttttttttttcccagaaccAAATAAGTTGTCTTTCAATACTACAGAGTTTCATTTATTTACATACCCATATATAATGTAAGCATGGAAAACATTCAACTTCTGCTTTTGACTTTCTGCTAATCAACTGTGTCACAAAACTCTCAGGACTTGCTTTGCATATATATGGTAGCCCCAAGATGAACCAAGACAAGCCACTATAAACACAAGCACAGGAGTCACTGCTGCATTTTAAATAGGGAGCAGAACCCTAACTTCAGATAATGCAGAAGATACAAACCTTAGAGCAAACAAAGTCAACTAGTGTGGCTTCTTCTTCACCAATATAttctattattttcttattaatcCATGGTCTAATTCGACGTTCCATTAgtgtctgggaaaaaaacacaaaaccaaaattaataaTTACCTTAAGCTTAACTCTATTGTAAAAACTGCCCAATAGGAATCCAGAAGACTCAAACAGCTATTTAGCAGAAGATACATTTTGCTATCAATGATACAACCCTTAGAGATTTGGCATCTGCCAAGTATTTCTGAGAGCCACTCAAACATTTTACagtcttttttcctccttccataAAACTGCTCAGTAATTTGTAGAGGCAGATCGAggcaaaccaaacaaaaataaacagccaTACTTCAGAATAAGGATTATGTATGAACAATGGAGGACTCAAGTTTGACTCCACTTGATGATGGTACTCAACCTTGGGGTCCCAGCAACCTTGCTTTTCTATTCAATTATGTTTACTTGGAAAAATTAAGCCTTTTCTGAAATGGTTAAATGAATCAACTTACTGAATCCACAATTGACCAGTCAAGAGGATAAGCAAAGAGCTCTGGTTTTGCTGTGGGTATCTTCTCAATGAGACTCTTAATGTGCTTGCGCTTTTCTTCTGTATTGACACTGCCTTTGATATTGCTTTTATCTTCTTCTCCATAATCCAGGGGAACAAGTTTCCTTTTCCGGGGCACATCGTCACTGTCTTCATCATCAAATTTATTGAAAACACTATCCACAGcaagtttcttcctttttacAGCATTGGGCTGATTAGGACTGTTGCAGGCACCTACAACCCAAAAGGCAGAGTAACATATTCATCAACTACAACTAGTTTGCTCTTCCCCCATTACTGAGGAATACTGCTTTGTATGTTACATAAATGTCTATCAATGCCTGGCATTGGCTTTTCATCTCTCAAACTCTGTTACAGAAGTGGTAACAGAGGTAAAGATCTTTAATGGAGAGTGTTCATGACTGACCCATCTGAAAAACAGGGtcttctttctctgccctgaaACCAATTAGCACTCTCTCTGAGGGAGGACTACAGTCGAGCACCAACCTTAGCAAAGGCAGAGCACAGAGTGAAAGGTTTCAACGTGTAAGAAAAGCGTTTATCAGCCTAATACCATACAGTCTCTCATCACTCAAGACATAACAAAGTGTGAGCTCAAAGTGCAGCCCAGCATAAATTAATCAAAATAATAAACCTTCTGGAATAGAAAGGTTCTCAGTTCTGCTgctcagaaataatttttttaaaacagcaggAAATTGCTACTGTACTAAGGAATTCTAGGCTCAAACTTCACTCACAACTGTCATCAGTTTACTGTTATATcctaacaggaaaaaaaaaatctaattttctttttcttgaaaagGGTCTTAAGTAAACATAAGAACTACCTAGGTCTTAAATTTAACATATACTTACACCAATGAAAAGTAGCAATGAGTTTCAAAGAGATATTTACAGATATATTAAGGTGAAAAAGCATGTGAAAATAACCAATCCCAGCTCAGAACATTCCTACAAAAATTAGCCCTTGAACATGCCTGAACTTCCCTCCTTTTTTGGCCTCAAGGTTTTGGAAGAAGAGAGCTCTACGGATAGGTCAATTCAAGCACAGTATCTGGTTAACAACTACTTGATATAAATACATCAAACCATCTGACATATTTGGAAATCCATGTGGCTACTCAGCtgaacaatttttattttgatccCATAAGgaatactgaaataaaacttAAACTTGCCCAATTTGAGGCTGAGTCCAATTTTGGGCCGATGCTCCTCCAGTTGCTGTTGTTCAGGTGAATTTTCATGAGGGATAATGATGCCACAGGGAGATTCATCACCAGGTGTGTTAGGAGTTGCATTTCCACTAGCTGAAGAGACagatggagcagaactgatggGTCGTAAAGTTGGTTTAAGGCAGGGCTTTTGTTcgggctcctcctcctcttcctctggctcttctcttttttcctccttttctgccttgtcttcctcttcctcctcagatTCTGGCTCTTGTTTTATTTGTGGCTGCCTACGCcgctcagcctcctgctccatCTACAATGAAACAGACAATTAGCAAAAACAGAAGCTCTCTCAAAACCAGTACTCTTTGAAAAGAATCTAAAGATCCTCCTCTTTAGAAGGCTGTTAGTCAAGAAAAAGACCCATAACTACTGGCATTCTTGTAAGGAATCCTGATTAATTCAAATTCGTTTTCAACTCCATCAAATCTAGATGTTGATCTGgaaagttttttgttttcatggctCCTACTGCCTATCTGGACTTCTTTATAAGAAAAAGCATATAAAGATAATAGTAAATATCAGGTGTCTTACACAATTTTGCTCAATACAACCAGAATAAAAAGGACTCGTTTTCCTGTCAGACCAACAGCAACTCACCCGCTGGAGTTCTGCATCTGGATCTGGATGTCCTTCAGCCAGAAGACGCTGCCTAATTTCTTctaattcttccttttcccttttcctatcTCGTTCATCTGCTTCCATCTCTTTCTCCCTGTCTCTTAGTCGCTTCTGAAGAGCACTACCCCTATAAAAGATACGTATTTTTTACTGAGACAACATTTCAATGAGGGGCTTGTACCACAATATATTAAAAACTTCATGCAGATATATCCCCCACTAAATGAAAATAAGATTCATAAGAGCACCCGGAATCCTCTGTTTTTGTAACAGTAGAATCTTAAGATACCAGTTCTCTACCTTACTGTACAGAATCTACCCCACCAAATTAAACAGAAGTGGAGAATGTGGCTGCTGATCTCTTTGGAGAAAGAATTAAGTTTTATAGGTTTTTGGCCACAACCACTTTTGCTAAATTAGTTTTATGCAAATGTTAGTTAGTCCCATGCTGAAGGATGTTCCCAATCATTTACATTAACAAGCTTGTTCTTCATATTATTTACAGCTTCTTTGCTGGGAATTATTTACAGGCATGCTtgttcccttctccctcctcccagcaccTTATTTTGACATTACACTGACCTCTGCCCTGCCTCACAAAAGTAAAGTCATGGGAATGAACAGCTACTCCCAAGCATTAACCAGCAGAAGTAAGGAGCTTCCCTTTTCACTCTGTCACTTATGAAGTGACACAAAAAAATTAGGTAATTATTGCCACATTAACCTTACTGTGCCACATTACCAGGCAAATATAAACTCCATAAGCCCCTGCCAACAAACACCACAACTGTGTTTCAAATTAACAATGGACCTTTTTTGGTTAGGAATACAAAGACATACCTGTAGTATTTTGGATCATCTCTGTCATCATCATAATCTTCTAAGAATTCTTTCAACCGTTTGGCTTCTTTTGCCTGCAAGGAATTGAAACATAAATAACAACTTCTGGTTTCCTTTCCAGgagtttaaaatttattaatattattagcAAGTTAATTGTAAGTCTCCTCTGCTTTAAACTAAAAATACAGAGTTTTCCaaatagaaaatggaaaagtttTGGTATTGCATCCAGAGGGTCCACTGGtactgtgtatatatatatatatgtatgtatatgtatatacatacatacatatatatatatatatatatatgcacacagaCACATACAGCCCCACccacatatacatatatttaattggtttattttgttttacattaCAGATGAAGAGGATCAAAAGTTCCTTTTCTCCAAATCTTTTAAGTCTGCTACTGAGTACTTTACGATGGCAGCCTAGCTGTATTTTATCAGTACTGCTTTGTTTCAAGAGCTTTTTTTAAGACAGTCATGCACAGAAATAAATCTGATGGCTGCTCCTAGGATAAGCACCCTCCTGTTGTGGTACTGAAACAAACCATGTGGCACTAATGTACAGGCTAATGTGGTATTAATGTGCAGGCCTAACACTGTAGGGGGCGAGGGAGAAAGTGtctcctctctttctccccctctgaaaaaagaggcaaaattcCCCGTTTGTCAAGGGAAATTAAATTAGGACGTTCTAACCTGTATTTAAGCAATATCCTTAAACCAGCAACAATACATTTCTGTGCTAATGACTTAGAGAAACAAATTATGATTATAGTTGTAATTTCAGCACAAAGTGAAACACTGTTTTCTATAACTGCAATCCACAGCCAGCATGCAGGAGGatttggaatggaaaatatcATAAAGTcaatttcaaacattttttcccccctcattcATTTAGAAGGAAAACATTGATTTCACATGAAACAATGTATTTTATCATCTATTTCCCCTGTGTGTTTCTTTGCATATATGGCTTTGAAGCAATTTCTAACCCATTCGCTACTCTCAACatcttctctccttctctggGAATCTACAAAGTGAAATAACACCACTAAAACTTAGAATAACTTCTATAATGCTTTAGCACAAAACGATGAGATTACAGAATTATCTATCTTCCAAAGGTGTCTTTTCCAACAAAGCTTTCAAGTGTTTCATTGGTAACTGATAACTTCACATCTAATGAACTAAAGACAAGCATTTATTAAGTGCATAGATACATTAAAGAATATTGTATCATATCTCATAAAAGGTTTGCACACATGAGCAGGttggaagttaaaaaaacaGGTCTAGTTCTACCTAAATGACATGGAACACACAGTAGGTTTTGTCACAAATTTGACAGAAGTTACAAGTGTAATAGTACGTGATGATCAGACCACAGTACTTTGCAGCTGCCTACTTCTCACACTTCTGCCTTCATAAGACCAAACCACTAGGCTTTGTTTTTCAGACTTTAAATAGTACTCCCACTTACCAGACATCTTCTGTTTCAAGTCTAttaactggggttttttttggtataAAAACACACGCGGCATTTATACAAAGTGAGAGTTCTATTACTATCCATAAATGTAACAGTAGAATACTCCATTCTAAATGGGACCAAGAGAACGAGGCAGGGAAAATTACAAGTCAAACTATAAGCCTTACCATTTCCcgtcttctttcttcttccctctcaGCCTCTTTTTCATATTCTCGACTTTTTTTTCGCTCTCTGATTTCCCAGTTTTTAAGACGCtgcaacagaagaaaatacactTCAATCCTCAAGAACATTAAGAACAGCAGTACTACTTCAAAGTTAGTTTGAACTGCTGTTCCTAACTGTACTATAAATAATTTGCATCATTTTAATTCAAAACACCTGAATAAAAAGTCTGTTTTGACAGTGACAAACACATTCTGCCCCAGCTCGTGTACTCAAAAGATAAAAAACGTATTTAGGAAAAGAAGAATGATGTATGTTATACTAGAGAACTTGTTATCAACtctcagagatttttttttttatttaaagaatcTTAAAAATTCCAACCTACCTCTTGATATGCAGCTTCCTTTTCACGCAGTTTCCTCTCCAGTTTTCGTCGTTCGTAggcatcttcttcatcttcttctcgGTCTCTCTTCTTATCCTTTTCCCGCTCTCTTTCCCGTTCTCTTTCCCGCTCCCGTTCTCTTTCCCGTTCCCTCTCGCGTTCTCGTTCTCTTTCCCTCTCACGTTCTCGTTCTCTTTCCCGGtctctgcttttttccctgaaggaagaaaaaaaaccccgaaGTTCAGTAGAGAGCCTTCCTCTCCATTCAATCAAATGATTAACAGaggttatttttcttctgtagttGTAGAAGATGATTAGCTGGTACAGAAATGGCATAAAATCAATACTTACTGATGGGTATTCAAAAACCCACTAAAACTAATTGCTTGAACACTAACCATTAAATAGCAATATTTACAGAAACTAAGCATCAGCGTATAGCAATTTCTTATGAGACTGAGTTAGCAGTTCTGCACAGCCAAAATTACCAGAAATAAAGGGTATCCTTAACAAATCTTTCGTGTTCATGTGGCTTACAGACAATTTTAAAACTTCTGACAAGATGATTTAATGTGAAAGCAGCACTTggaatatgatatgatattaagTA containing:
- the RBM25 gene encoding RNA-binding protein 25 isoform X2, encoding MSFPPHLNRPPMGIPTLPPGIPPPQFPGFPPPVPPGTPMIPVPMGIMAPAPTVLVPTTVSMVGKHLGVRKDHPGLKNKENDENCGPTTTVFVGNISEKASDMLIRQLLAKCGLVLSWKRVQGASGKLQAFGFCEYKEPDSTLRALRLLHDLQIGEKKLLVKVDAKTKAQLDEWKAKKKASNGNSRPETTNDDDEALDEETKRRDQIIKGAIEVLIREYSSELNAPSQESDSHPRKKKKEKKEDEDINAIEMEEDKRDLISREISKFRDTHKKLEEEKGKKEKERQEIEKERRERERERERERERREREREREREREKEKERERERERDRDRDRTKDRDRDRERDRDRDRDRERSSDRKDRSRSREKSRDREREREREREREREREREREREREREREREREREKDKKRDREEDEEDAYERRKLERKLREKEAAYQERLKNWEIRERKKSREYEKEAEREEERRREMAKEAKRLKEFLEDYDDDRDDPKYYRGSALQKRLRDREKEMEADERDRKREKEELEEIRQRLLAEGHPDPDAELQRMEQEAERRRQPQIKQEPESEEEEEDKAEKEEKREEPEEEEEEPEQKPCLKPTLRPISSAPSVSSASGNATPNTPGDESPCGIIIPHENSPEQQQLEEHRPKIGLSLKLGACNSPNQPNAVKRKKLAVDSVFNKFDDEDSDDVPRKRKLVPLDYGEEDKSNIKGSVNTEEKRKHIKSLIEKIPTAKPELFAYPLDWSIVDSTLMERRIRPWINKKIIEYIGEEEATLVDFVCSKVMAHSSPQSILDDVAMVLDEEAEVFIVKMWRLLIYETEAKKIGLVK